Proteins found in one Penaeus vannamei isolate JL-2024 chromosome 29, ASM4276789v1, whole genome shotgun sequence genomic segment:
- the LOC113817421 gene encoding uncharacterized protein — MGKTLNFRVVHGGRLSYASPGSCTDVEVTSQCFVGLDVACWCFRGSRDLNGDPRGPSRPSGPPTAPIELSGVAGEHLVLRQPLRAGYGHFSRTYEGQPSRETPRYPTWHGHESQPQFKLVFPPLSGSSRGTPSSGMRTPPYGIGRTKEPPPLATSTPRHDRTPRPSPSPSLQERGTRTLQSPARVRTSPPKGYISSSRGSKAASPLRGRVPMAVTDRGAPRRRPRRSQGRRAPRSRNSHDANTSSQSVCHSTKPPVTFPRPIPLPRDDTVSDISIVSPMPALDVSYTAYLTPDVLTPTAIPPSPPTSRAPSAREIWDFDDEEAYVQHNPLYWLVPEAHEQPEPRERPVAPAPHYYQPHTHAPLPDTYIGHRPAYKPAPRWSSPYGRGRASPVSYLHRQEERGRGRGVSPGTHAHLRLSPISENSQPTNIVTYADVHTQERPHRQPRGRSFKPSPPRRHRLAAQRKRSNIRIFDLKDDARFVYIVHALIQAFIYIEQYELSERLVNWHVAHIPPEAENRIVICHSVTFN; from the exons ATGGGGAAAACACTTAACTTCCGGGTGGTCCACGGAGGCCGCCTGAGTTACGCGTCCCCCGGGTCATGCACTGATGTAGAAGTGACGTCACAGTGCT TTGTCGGACTGGACGTGGCGTGCTGGTGCTTTCGGGGGTCCAGGGACCTAAACGGGGACCCCAGGGGCCCGTCCCGCCCCTCCGGGCCCCCAACAGCTCCTATAGAACTCTCAGGAGTAGCTGGAGAACATCTGGTGCTGAGGCAGCCGCTTCGAGCTGGGTACGGGCACTTCTCGCGGACGTACGAAGGACAACCTTCGCGGGAGACTCCGAGATATCCGACGTGGCACGGTCATGAATCGCAGCCGCAGTTCAAGCTGGTGTTCCCGCCGCTGTCGGGAAGTTCTCGGGGCACTCCGTCGTCGGGGATGCGAACGCCGCCCTACGGCATCGGGCGCACCAAGGAGCCGCCCCCGTTGGCCACCAGCACGCCCCGACATGACCGAACACCTCGCCcgtccccttcgccttccctgcAGGAGAGAGGCACGCGCACTCTACAGTCCCCCGCCCGCGTGCGGACTTCCCCACCGAAAGGATACATTTCTTCCTCACGAGGTAGCAAGGCCGCCAGTCCCCTGCGTGGGCGTGTCCCCATGGCGGTGACGGATCGCGGGGCCCCTCGCCGGCGTCCGCGCCGCTCTCAGGGACGGAGGGCGCCCCGCTCCAGGAACTCCCATGACGCTAACACCTCAAGCCAAAGTGTTTGCCATAGTACAAAGCCCCCTGTGACcttcccccgccccatccccctacctcggGACGATACAGTCTCGGACATCTCTATAGTGTCTCCTATGCCCGCCCTCGACGTCTCCTACACTGCCTACCTCACGCCAGACGTCCTTACGCCCACTGCCATACCGCCTTCACCACCTACGTCGCGAGCCCCTTCGGCGAGGGAAATCTGGGACTTCGACGACGAGGAAGCCTACGTTCAACACAACCCCTTGTATTGGCTGGTTCCGGAGGCCCATGAACAGCCTGAACCGCGAGAGCGCCCTGTGGCCCCTGCCCCCCATTACTACCAACCCCACACCCACGCTCCCTTGCCAGACACATACATCGGCCACAGACCCGCCTACAAGCCCGCGCCCAGGTGGTCGTCTCCGTATGGAAGAGGGCGCGCATCCCCTGTTTCATACCTGCACCGCCAGGAAGAGCGTGGGCGGGGCAGGGGTGTATCTCCAGGTACGCACGCACATTTGCGTCTCTCGCCCATCAGCGAGAACTCACAGCCGACCAATATCGTCACCTACGCCGATGTACACACGCAGGAACGCCCCCACCGCCAGCCACGCGGTCGGAGTTTCAAACCGTCCCCGCCACGGAGGCATCGACTGGCCGCGCAAAGGAAACGTTCCAACATCCGTATATTCGACCTGAAGGACGATGCCCGCTTTGTTTACATCGTGCACGCCCTTATACAGGCCTTCATTTACATCGAACAG TATGAGCTCTCAGAGCGTCTTGTTAACTGGCACGTGGCACATATTCCACCAGAGGCAGAAAATCGTATTGTCATATGTCACAGTGTGACGTTTAATTAA